A section of the Leptotrichia buccalis C-1013-b genome encodes:
- a CDS encoding GNAT family N-acetyltransferase, translating to MKISRLSINDLLKYDTEEYVKENILNTFSSRKNNNVEDFLHNKAIFFEKSSISTTHLIFDNNDTLLGYFSVANKSLILPNERFENLSNSKQKKLMQSGQKVGNGFYLVNSYLLGQLGKNFNLSESEQIKGNFLLSLAFELLLEAKELINAKYVWLECRNSEKLIDFYKKFGFEKIDNLISKDGLVVMMMKLDRKN from the coding sequence ATGAAAATATCAAGATTGTCAATAAATGATTTGTTGAAGTATGATACAGAAGAATATGTAAAAGAAAATATTTTGAATACATTTAGTAGTAGAAAAAATAATAATGTAGAAGATTTTTTACATAATAAAGCAATATTTTTTGAGAAAAGTTCTATTTCAACAACACATTTGATTTTTGATAATAATGATACTTTGTTAGGTTATTTTTCAGTAGCAAATAAAAGTTTAATATTACCGAATGAAAGATTTGAAAATTTAAGTAATAGTAAACAAAAGAAATTAATGCAAAGTGGACAGAAGGTCGGTAATGGATTTTACTTGGTAAATAGTTATTTATTAGGACAACTAGGGAAAAATTTTAATTTATCAGAAAGTGAACAAATAAAAGGGAATTTTTTATTATCACTTGCTTTTGAGTTATTGCTGGAAGCAAAGGAATTGATAAATGCAAAATATGTTTGGTTGGAATGTAGAAATTCAGAGAAACTTATAGATTTTTATAAAAAATTTGGCTTTGAGAAGATAGATAATTTAATTTCTAAAGATGGATTGGTTGTTATGATGATGAAATTGGATAGGAAAAATTGA
- a CDS encoding D-alanine--D-alanine ligase yields MSKLRVGVIRGGVSTEREVSLKTGSEIVANLNRDKYEVFDIVIDSEKEVFEKVKELNLDFVYIALHGVFGEDGRIQAILQSLGVAYSGPGVMSSAVCMDKEFSKRIVAGYGVRIAKWKSVRVGETVDFETIKKELGNRVVVKPNSGGSSIGVSFVENQEELEKGLELVFGMDKEALIEEVLHGVEISVPVIDGKVFPTIRIEALAGDYFDYESKYAKGGANEYVFEFPEEVQAEINKFAKDSYYGLKCEGFARIDFMVVNEETPYFMEVNTSPGMTSASLLPKSTASKGYDYAQTLDLLIESSIKVQR; encoded by the coding sequence ATGTCAAAATTAAGAGTAGGAGTAATACGTGGTGGAGTTTCAACTGAAAGAGAAGTTTCTTTAAAGACAGGAAGTGAAATTGTAGCAAACTTGAATAGAGATAAATATGAGGTTTTTGATATTGTGATTGATTCAGAAAAGGAAGTTTTTGAGAAAGTGAAAGAATTGAATCTGGATTTTGTTTATATCGCTTTGCACGGTGTGTTTGGGGAAGATGGAAGAATACAGGCGATTTTGCAAAGTCTGGGAGTGGCTTACAGCGGGCCTGGAGTAATGTCGAGCGCTGTTTGCATGGATAAGGAATTTTCAAAAAGAATTGTGGCTGGATATGGAGTTAGAATTGCAAAATGGAAAAGCGTACGTGTAGGCGAAACAGTTGACTTTGAGACAATAAAAAAAGAATTGGGAAATCGTGTTGTAGTAAAGCCTAATAGTGGTGGTTCGAGCATTGGAGTAAGTTTTGTGGAAAATCAGGAAGAACTTGAAAAAGGGCTGGAACTTGTATTTGGAATGGATAAGGAGGCTTTGATTGAGGAAGTTCTGCATGGTGTGGAAATCAGTGTGCCTGTGATTGATGGGAAAGTTTTTCCAACAATAAGAATTGAGGCTCTTGCAGGAGATTACTTTGACTATGAATCAAAATATGCAAAAGGTGGAGCAAATGAATATGTATTTGAATTTCCTGAAGAAGTGCAGGCTGAAATTAATAAATTTGCAAAAGACAGTTATTACGGACTAAAATGTGAAGGATTTGCAAGAATAGATTTTATGGTGGTAAATGAAGAAACACCATATTTTATGGAAGTAAACACATCGCCTGGAATGACATCTGCCAGCTTATTGCCAAAAAGTACAGCTTCAAAAGGTTATGATTACGCACAAACATTGGACTTATTGATAGAATCTTCAATAAAAGTGCAAAGATAA
- a CDS encoding Hsp33 family molecular chaperone HslO, with protein MGKSEIIRGTSKCARFFVCDTTELVKEAKKVHGLDPIATTVFGKLLTATAMMGKDLKNEKDLVTVRVDGDGPYGNMLATGNMKGEVKGYIGNPEEKFHQIIDENGNFIKDETGQVRFIGNGTMQVIKDLGLRDPFSGVIKINEEDIADIIAHYFLLSEQIKSVVALGVKLDENGEVKRAGGYLIQLLPGVEDGFIDKLENKLQQIRTITELLEGGMSLEQIVELLYEDISVFEEETDVDGAHKKVYVEDFEILEKSELEYKCNCTKEKFYKGLITLGKEEIDKILEEEGKIQVECHFCGKKYDFGKEDFKNL; from the coding sequence ATGGGAAAATCAGAAATAATTAGAGGAACAAGCAAATGTGCGAGGTTTTTTGTCTGTGATACTACAGAACTTGTAAAAGAGGCCAAGAAAGTACATGGACTTGATCCGATAGCAACGACTGTTTTTGGTAAGTTGTTGACAGCAACGGCTATGATGGGTAAAGATTTGAAAAATGAGAAGGATTTGGTAACAGTTAGAGTAGATGGAGACGGACCTTATGGAAATATGCTTGCAACTGGGAATATGAAAGGGGAAGTAAAAGGTTATATTGGAAATCCTGAAGAGAAATTTCATCAGATAATTGACGAGAATGGAAATTTTATAAAAGATGAAACTGGGCAAGTGAGATTTATTGGAAATGGGACGATGCAAGTTATAAAAGACTTGGGACTAAGAGATCCATTTTCTGGCGTTATAAAAATAAATGAAGAGGATATTGCAGATATTATTGCTCATTATTTTCTTTTGTCAGAGCAGATAAAATCAGTTGTCGCACTTGGTGTAAAACTGGATGAAAATGGAGAAGTAAAAAGGGCTGGAGGTTATTTGATACAGCTGTTGCCAGGTGTGGAAGACGGATTTATTGATAAACTGGAAAATAAATTACAGCAGATTAGGACGATTACAGAACTTTTAGAAGGTGGAATGAGCCTTGAGCAGATTGTGGAACTGCTTTATGAAGATATTTCGGTATTTGAGGAAGAGACAGATGTTGATGGTGCTCATAAAAAGGTTTATGTGGAAGATTTTGAAATTTTGGAAAAATCAGAGCTGGAGTATAAATGTAATTGCACTAAAGAAAAGTTTTATAAGGGATTAATCACGCTTGGAAAAGAAGAAATTGATAAAATTCTGGAAGAGGAAGGCAAAATTCAGGTAGAATGCCATTTTTGCGGTAAAAAATATGATTTTGGAAAAGAAGATTTTAAAAATTTATAA
- a CDS encoding TatD family hydrolase, whose product MSKIIDTHTHIYDKQFENDFDDVMKRIEDELEGIVSIGFDLESSLKSIELANRYSFVNAVIGVHPVDIKKYNDEVEKELERLALTEKKVVAIGEIGLDYHWMEDPKDVQIAGFRKQMELAERVKKPVVIHTREALQDTLDVLKDYKNVGGILHCYPGSLEAAKPFLDRYYLGIGGTLTFKNNKKTKELVKELPLEKIVLETDCPYLTPVPFRGKRNEPVYTKYVAEEVARIKEISVEEVIRVTTENAKKIYGM is encoded by the coding sequence ATGAGTAAAATAATTGATACGCATACGCATATTTATGATAAACAGTTTGAAAATGATTTTGATGATGTGATGAAAAGGATTGAAGATGAGCTGGAAGGGATTGTGAGCATTGGGTTTGATTTAGAAAGTTCACTTAAAAGCATTGAACTTGCGAATAGATATTCGTTTGTGAATGCGGTAATTGGAGTTCATCCTGTGGATATAAAAAAATATAATGATGAAGTAGAAAAAGAACTCGAAAGATTAGCATTGACTGAGAAAAAGGTTGTTGCGATTGGGGAAATTGGGCTGGATTATCACTGGATGGAAGATCCGAAGGATGTTCAGATTGCTGGATTTAGAAAGCAGATGGAACTAGCAGAAAGAGTAAAAAAACCAGTTGTTATCCATACAAGAGAGGCTTTACAGGATACACTTGATGTTTTGAAGGATTATAAAAATGTTGGCGGGATTTTGCACTGTTATCCAGGTTCTTTAGAAGCAGCAAAGCCGTTTTTGGATAGGTATTACTTAGGAATTGGTGGTACTTTGACGTTTAAAAATAATAAAAAGACGAAGGAGCTTGTGAAGGAATTGCCTTTGGAAAAAATTGTTCTGGAAACAGATTGTCCGTATTTGACACCTGTGCCTTTTCGAGGGAAACGGAATGAGCCAGTTTATACAAAATATGTAGCGGAAGAAGTAGCTAGAATTAAGGAAATTTCGGTAGAGGAAGTTATTAGGGTAACTACTGAAAATGCTAAGAAAATTTATGGAATGTAA
- the tgt gene encoding tRNA guanosine(34) transglycosylase Tgt — MCIEKENKDFKNPIEYKLEKKDGNARAGVIKTPHGEIKTPVFMPVGTQATVKAMTREELEEINSQIILGNTYHLYLRPGDDLVNDFGGLHKFMRWDKPILTDSGGFQVFSLGDLRKIKEEGVHFRSHLDGSKHFLSPEKSISIQNNLGSDIMMVLDECPPGLSTREYLIPSIERTTRWAKRCIEANRNKDKQGLFAIVQGGIYEDLRDKSLEELYESDYGFAGYALGGLAVGEPREDMYRILKYITPKLPENKPRYLMGVGEPVDMLEAVEHGIDMMDCVQPTRIGRHGTVFTKYGRLVIKNAIYSRDDRPLDEGCDCYACKNYTRAYIRHLFKAGEILGQRLATYHNLHFLLKLMDNAREAIIDGKFKEYKEEVLRNYAMGKESEWIKPKSI, encoded by the coding sequence ATGTGTATTGAAAAAGAAAATAAAGATTTTAAAAATCCAATAGAGTATAAATTAGAAAAAAAAGATGGAAATGCACGTGCGGGAGTTATAAAAACACCACATGGAGAGATAAAAACACCAGTATTTATGCCAGTTGGAACGCAGGCAACTGTAAAGGCTATGACCAGAGAGGAGCTGGAAGAGATTAATTCTCAAATTATTCTTGGGAACACATATCATTTATACTTACGACCTGGAGATGACTTGGTAAATGATTTTGGTGGGCTTCACAAATTTATGAGATGGGATAAGCCAATACTTACTGATAGCGGTGGATTTCAAGTGTTTAGTCTTGGAGATTTGAGAAAGATAAAGGAGGAAGGTGTTCATTTCCGTTCCCATTTAGATGGCTCAAAGCATTTTTTATCGCCTGAAAAATCTATTTCGATTCAAAATAATCTGGGAAGCGATATTATGATGGTGCTGGATGAATGCCCCCCAGGATTGTCAACACGTGAATATTTGATTCCGTCCATTGAAAGAACTACGAGATGGGCTAAGCGTTGTATCGAAGCAAATAGAAATAAGGATAAGCAAGGGCTTTTTGCAATTGTACAAGGTGGAATTTATGAGGATTTGCGGGATAAAAGTCTTGAAGAGCTGTACGAGTCTGATTATGGTTTTGCTGGGTATGCTTTAGGAGGGCTTGCCGTTGGGGAGCCACGTGAGGATATGTACAGAATTTTGAAATATATTACACCCAAATTGCCTGAAAATAAACCGCGTTATTTAATGGGAGTGGGAGAGCCTGTGGATATGCTTGAGGCTGTGGAACATGGAATTGATATGATGGACTGTGTTCAGCCGACAAGAATTGGTAGACACGGGACTGTTTTTACAAAATATGGAAGGCTTGTTATAAAAAATGCGATTTATTCACGAGATGACAGACCGCTTGATGAAGGTTGCGACTGTTATGCCTGCAAAAATTATACGAGGGCGTATATTAGGCATTTATTCAAGGCTGGAGAAATTTTGGGACAGAGGCTTGCGACATATCATAACTTGCATTTTTTGCTAAAACTTATGGATAATGCACGTGAGGCAATTATTGATGGAAAATTTAAGGAATATAAGGAAGAAGTGCTGAGAAATTATGCGATGGGTAAAGAAAGTGAATGGATAAAACCGAAGTCGATATAA
- the lpxD gene encoding UDP-3-O-(3-hydroxymyristoyl)glucosamine N-acyltransferase, with protein MYDIKEISKLINGEIRGNDTLSFTRLAPFFHSNEKELTFAADEKMLKNIGKCNAGAVIVPDLPNLPAEKTFIVVKNNPRELMPILLNYFKPKLKPFENQIENSAKIDKTANVSKINTYIGHNVKIGKNVVVYPNVSIFEGTEIGDNCIIYSNVTIREFSKIGRGSILQPGAVIGADGFGFVKVNGNNVKIEQIGHVILGEEVEIGANSCVDRGAIGDTIVKKGTKIDNLVHIAHNDIIGENCLIVAQTGISGSVEVGDNSTLAGQVGVAGHLKIGSNVVIAAKSGVTNDVPDGKQMSGYPLREHMEDLRVKMAMGKVPELVKRVRKLEKELKK; from the coding sequence ATGTACGATATAAAAGAAATTTCAAAACTGATAAATGGTGAAATAAGAGGAAATGACACATTGAGTTTTACAAGACTTGCTCCATTTTTTCATTCAAATGAAAAGGAATTAACTTTTGCAGCAGATGAGAAAATGCTGAAAAATATTGGAAAATGTAATGCAGGTGCTGTTATTGTACCAGATTTACCAAATTTGCCAGCTGAAAAAACGTTTATTGTAGTAAAAAATAATCCTAGAGAGCTGATGCCAATACTATTAAATTATTTCAAACCCAAATTAAAGCCATTTGAAAATCAGATAGAAAATTCTGCAAAAATTGACAAAACAGCAAATGTTTCCAAAATAAACACTTATATAGGGCATAATGTAAAAATTGGAAAAAATGTAGTAGTTTATCCAAATGTGTCAATTTTTGAAGGAACAGAAATTGGAGATAACTGTATAATTTATTCAAATGTTACAATAAGAGAGTTTTCAAAAATTGGGAGAGGCTCGATTTTACAACCGGGAGCTGTAATTGGAGCAGATGGATTTGGATTTGTGAAAGTTAATGGAAATAATGTTAAAATAGAGCAAATTGGACACGTGATTTTAGGAGAAGAAGTTGAAATTGGGGCAAATTCATGTGTCGACAGAGGCGCAATTGGAGATACGATTGTAAAAAAAGGAACAAAAATAGACAACCTAGTACATATTGCCCACAATGATATAATTGGGGAAAATTGCTTAATTGTTGCTCAGACCGGTATTTCTGGAAGTGTGGAAGTGGGAGACAATTCAACTCTTGCAGGGCAAGTTGGAGTAGCAGGGCATTTAAAAATTGGAAGCAATGTAGTAATTGCGGCAAAATCGGGAGTTACTAATGATGTGCCAGATGGAAAACAGATGTCAGGGTATCCGCTTCGTGAGCATATGGAAGACCTGAGAGTAAAAATGGCTATGGGAAAAGTCCCTGAACTTGTAAAGCGTGTGAGAAAACTAGAAAAAGAGCTAAAAAAATAA
- a CDS encoding S-ribosylhomocysteine lyase codes for MERIASFTVDHIRLNRGIYVSRIDEVNGNYLTSFDIRMKLPNREPVINIAELHTMEHLGATFLRNHPTWKDEIVYFGPMGCRTGFYLILKGKLESKDIVDLMKELYKFMAEFKGAIPGATAIECGNYLDQNLPMANFEAKKYLEETLENLGEENLNYPE; via the coding sequence ATGGAAAGAATAGCAAGTTTTACAGTAGATCACATCAGATTAAACAGAGGAATTTATGTGTCAAGAATAGACGAAGTTAATGGAAATTATTTGACAAGTTTTGATATAAGAATGAAATTACCAAATAGAGAGCCAGTAATAAACATCGCAGAACTTCATACAATGGAGCATTTGGGAGCGACTTTCTTGAGAAATCATCCAACTTGGAAAGATGAAATTGTATATTTTGGGCCTATGGGCTGCAGAACAGGATTTTATCTTATCCTAAAAGGAAAATTGGAATCAAAGGACATTGTTGACTTAATGAAGGAACTTTACAAATTTATGGCAGAATTTAAAGGAGCAATCCCAGGAGCGACTGCGATTGAATGTGGAAATTATTTAGATCAAAACTTGCCAATGGCTAATTTTGAGGCTAAGAAATATTTGGAGGAAACGCTGGAGAATTTGGGAGAAGAAAATTTAAATTATCCTGAATAA
- a CDS encoding lysozyme inhibitor LprI family protein produces the protein MKKVMILVASLMVSVSSFSGYTSDMINRMEIKEKSVEDSFGGSNVEMKEAAVAIFKGWDNELNKVYKLLMSKLSKKEQLKLRNEEKAWIKRKERAAEEAADRFCETVNGNKLCGTGYGLEYTGSLINSTKDRAIELSKRYEKLK, from the coding sequence ATGAAAAAAGTAATGATTTTGGTTGCAAGTTTAATGGTTTCAGTTAGCAGTTTTTCTGGTTATACGAGTGATATGATTAATAGAATGGAAATTAAAGAGAAAAGTGTAGAGGATTCCTTTGGAGGAAGCAATGTCGAAATGAAAGAAGCAGCTGTGGCAATTTTCAAGGGTTGGGATAATGAATTAAATAAAGTTTATAAATTGTTAATGTCAAAATTGTCAAAAAAAGAACAATTGAAACTTAGAAATGAAGAAAAAGCATGGATAAAAAGAAAAGAAAGAGCGGCAGAAGAAGCGGCAGATAGATTTTGTGAAACTGTAAATGGAAACAAACTTTGTGGAACGGGTTATGGTTTGGAGTATACAGGATCTCTAATTAATTCTACTAAAGATAGAGCGATTGAATTATCTAAAAGATATGAAAAATTGAAATAA
- a CDS encoding DUF6892 domain-containing protein gives MPYILKEENIEEFVRKSEMDEFEEEDFGEFYPDDYEMVDKSGMFEDFRFKLVVLETLLGKNASFVEEFEKLTEKLEEKYDDYVFEIGNFVNPIIVEPILKFLENVKLTAEDLEKVDEICFDGGLEIYGILCPNWDGEDYLFQTHSVKGFEKLKNLKKVIFIACCDEELLDEFRENGIAVE, from the coding sequence ATGCCTTACATTTTAAAAGAAGAAAATATTGAAGAGTTTGTGAGAAAATCGGAAATGGATGAATTTGAAGAAGAGGATTTTGGAGAATTTTATCCTGACGATTACGAAATGGTTGATAAAAGTGGAATGTTTGAAGATTTTAGATTTAAGCTGGTTGTTTTGGAAACTTTGCTTGGGAAAAATGCAAGTTTTGTTGAAGAATTTGAAAAATTGACTGAAAAATTAGAAGAAAAATATGATGATTATGTTTTTGAAATAGGAAATTTTGTTAATCCAATTATAGTTGAGCCGATTTTAAAATTTTTGGAAAATGTGAAATTGACGGCAGAGGACTTGGAAAAAGTAGATGAAATTTGTTTTGATGGTGGGCTTGAAATTTATGGTATTCTTTGTCCAAATTGGGATGGAGAAGATTATTTATTTCAGACACATAGTGTAAAAGGGTTTGAGAAATTAAAAAATTTGAAAAAGGTGATTTTTATCGCTTGCTGTGATGAGGAATTACTGGATGAATTTAGGGAAAATGGAATTGCAGTGGAATAA